AACTTCTTCATCACGTGCTAGCGCTTAGGAGTTGTTTTCCCCTATAAATGGATGGAGATCGGCAAAGCTGACGCTTTTACCCTCAAACATGACAGAATGCTACTTTCACATAACAATTTTATCTTTTAgtgctgtcgggttcataaatctagggtccctcatggatcggTTTTCCAGTAAAGGCTTGGCctagcagacaacgttgcgaacgacgtGCAACTCTTAGGCCGGCCCAAACACttaaacaataggccagaaggacaatccactctttgatcggaaggcctagccaaaaagGAAGGAcacccgcttccgactctggcccgtctctctgaccggaaggcccggCCAAAACAcaacttctgactccgacctatTTCTCCAACCGGGAACGTGCCGAACCcttgcttacagctcctctccgactggcgcaatcagagtcgACTGGAACCGACCGtttggggacgcccgctcggttaGGACCAGaaaacggatggagaaagtaaggcagggcactcaagtcaaaccgtaataccgaggaacataccctgtacacctgcaggacagtaccctgtgaccttcctagcatgacagaacccaagcagtgttgtaggcatcgatattttccctacagtattgtgggcgccatcaacacCCATATcggacaaacacggtaaggctcccccacatgcttcTGGGCATCAAACAGTATTATGGACATTGGCATTTACTGTACtagacgaacatggtaaaacccttgTATGCCTCTcgacatcaacagtatggcaggcaccgacatctgccataccagaagaagacgacgcaacccccacgtgcatctgacatcaaacagtattgtgggcgcttaCCATCATTCTATACCCGTCGACGTGGGCAATAAGACTTTAGCATacgtactccctccctctcacttgtaaggccatcttctttgtctataaaaggggatgcgctctatcCAAACAGGGAGATAGATCAGTTCACCTACATTGATTCATcctctgtaactttagacactctaaagttataccaagcatacgctcgaacacttagcacatagtggggcttctgtcactctcggcccttcagactagAGTCCGATCGGATCTCTTGTacctccatctttctcccttctgtttgtaaccccacaacaaacttcgagcacctgggctcaggaataaagtcactgaccgactcaaactggacgtagggcacgttgcctgaaccagtataaatcatgtgtcattgagtgctagaccacctccaatcacaacgtacggcaaaactacaaatatttacgtgttggtcactttctgcaccgacaaataTTATTTTACGTAACTGGGTTTTTTCTGATATTTTTTTGAATCTCATGATCTTTAGATGATATGAAaccaatttttctaaaaaaaatattgaCCATTCAATCCTAATTTAACGGCTCATTTTTTAGGCTTTTACTTGTGTGTCGTTATAAAAGTTGGTAATTATCCataagccattaaaaaagttgagtTCTCATAGGTGCCACTGCTCTGAACTTTTTTACCCTCCACACCACTTCTATCAGATTtggctctaacggtgtcaaactgcgGATataaaaagtcgaaaataccctaggtctaaatatgcaattaatttttttagcatcttaatgatgtcagatgaaaaaactcaaaactagaaagttatagatctcatcgagatctacaatatttttataaaaattaaTGTTCATTTGATTCCgtacaaaaaaatatgatttttctaagacattaataatatcaaatcatatttttttacagaattaaatgaagataatttttatacaaaaattatagatattgttgagatctataattttctagtttttagttttttcatttgaggtcgttAAGATGTAAAAAAAATTATTGTATATTTAGAtctaagggtattttggacttttcACAACCacagtttgacaccgttagagtcAAATCTAACAGAAGTGATGTGGTGGACAAAAAGAGTTCACGGCCGTAGTACGTGTgagaatttaattttttttaataatttataaataattattaacttttaTAATGACACGCAGTTAAAAGCCGCCTCCTTTTTCTCCCGCACATATCCTGCTTCCCTTCCCAATACGAGCGTGCCGCGATTTGGTCGTCCCCAACGAGCTGTCCGCCCCGCCCCCCGCTTTCGTCCCCGTTTTGCGGTGCCTTGCTTGCCCTCCTTCGTCGCTCAAATGCCAGGCCGACGCTCCGAGGccgcggggaggaggaggaggagcggcggcCAACAGGGGAGGAGGACACGAATCGTAGCTGGCCTCCCGCCCGTTGCTTCGCGCAGGGCGGTTCGAATTGCCGTCTGTCCCACCCACGGAATAATCCCATGGCTCCGCCTCCGCCTCAGCGTGCTGCGCTCCTCCTCGCCGCGCTGCTGCTGGCGGTGGCTGGGTCCGCCCCTGGCGCCACGGCTACGGGCGTCTTCCAGGTGCGCCGCAAGTTCCCCGTGGGAGTGGGAGGGGGTGCTGCTGGCGCCAACATCAGCGCCCTTCGCGCCCACGACGGCACCCGCCACGGCCGCCTCCTCGCGGCCGCCGACCTCCCTCTTGGTGGCCTCGGCCTCCCCACCGACACCGGGTACGTGCCCGCGCTCGCTAGCTTGTTTATTTTGGAAGGATTTCCCGGGTgcttgatttgaatttgaatgtgGTTGATTATTGGGCGGGTCCGGGCGCGCGCAGCCTCTACTACACGGGGGTCAAGCTGGGGACGCCGCCCAAGCGTTACTACGTCCAGGTCGACACCGGCAGCGACATCCTCTGGGTCAACTGCATCACCTGCGAGCAATGCCCCCGCAAGAGCGGGCTCGGGGTACCATTTCCCACTTTACTTTTTTTTGTATGTGTGTCTGAACTGCAGATTAATTCAGTTGTGTCCATTTTTATGTGAATTCGGTGTGGGCTTCTCCGTGCAGTTAGACTTGACGCTCTACGACCCCAAGGCGTCCTCGACCGGGAGCACGGTGATGTGCGATCAGGGATTCTGTGCATCTACATTTGGGGGAAGGCTGCCAAAGTGCAGCGCCAATGTGCCCTGTGAATATAGTGTCACGTACGGTGATGGTAGCTCGACGGTAGGTTCCTTCGTCAATGATGCACTGCAGTTTGATCAGGTGACTGGGGATGGGCAGACACAGCCTGCCAATGCCACCGTCATTtttgggtgagtctggtcgtttCAGTTTATCACATTGCAACCGTTTTTTTGTAGGATACCACTCATTTGATAAACTATTATTCTGCCTGAAAAGACCTTTAGCATTCATTGAATATGGCAAGAGGCTATTATGCTGCCTGAAAAGATTAGCATGATACATGGCAATCGCCCCAAAGATACTTAAATATCCTTCTTTAGCATGAGCTTGAATTTTTTTAGTCCCACTGTGAGGTAATGAAGTTGTATTCTTGGCCCTTTATCCTGGCTACATGTTCTTGTGCTATTATTTCATTGAAAAGATAAGTATCATGGAAAGCATCCACCCTGCTAGCTGTGGGATTTGCTATATGCATCCCATGCTCTTTATCTAGAATATTGCAATACAAAAACTGAGTAGGAAACAAGCATCAACTAATTAACATTTTGTTGATAGTGCTGATGTCTTAATTGGGGATAGATGATTCTTCTTTCCTTTGTAGGTGTGGTGCTCAACAAGGTGGGGATTTGGGAAGTTCAAGTCAAGCCCTTGATGGAATTATTGGTTTTGGTGAGGCAAATACATCAATGCTATCACAACTAGCTACTGCTGGTAAAGTGAAGAAGATATTTGCTCATTGCTTGGATACTGTAAAAGGAGGTGGAATTTTTGCTATTGGAGATGTGGTGGAGCCAAAAGTAAAAACA
This DNA window, taken from Miscanthus floridulus cultivar M001 chromosome 13, ASM1932011v1, whole genome shotgun sequence, encodes the following:
- the LOC136500882 gene encoding aspartic proteinase 36-like isoform X1, producing MAPPPPQRAALLLAALLLAVAGSAPGATATGVFQVRRKFPVGVGGGAAGANISALRAHDGTRHGRLLAAADLPLGGLGLPTDTGLYYTGVKLGTPPKRYYVQVDTGSDILWVNCITCEQCPRKSGLGLDLTLYDPKASSTGSTVMCDQGFCASTFGGRLPKCSANVPCEYSVTYGDGSSTVGSFVNDALQFDQVTGDGQTQPANATVIFGCGAQQGGDLGSSSQALDGIIGFGEANTSMLSQLATAGKVKKIFAHCLDTVKGGGIFAIGDVVEPKVKTTPLVADKPHYNVNLKTIDVGGTTLELPTDIFKPDDKKGTIIDSGTTLTYLPELVFKKVMLVVFNKHQDIAFHDVQDFLCFQYSGSVDDGFPTITFHFEDDLALHVYPHEYFFPNGNDVYCVGFQNGALQSKDGKDIVLMGDLVLSNKLVVYDLENRVIGWTDYNFMGCPIFPQLSGHLLVISGSSSIKIKDDKTGTTSTVNSHDLSSGSKFHWHRSLVLLLVTMVCSYLIC
- the LOC136500882 gene encoding aspartic proteinase 36-like isoform X2 yields the protein MAPPPPQRAALLLAALLLAVAGSAPGATATGVFQVRRKFPVGVGGGAAGANISALRAHDGTRHGRLLAAADLPLGGLGLPTDTGLYYTGVKLGTPPKRYYVQVDTGSDILWVNCITCEQCPRKSGLGLDLTLYDPKASSTGSTVMCDQGFCASTFGGRLPKCSANVPCEYSVTYGDGSSTVGSFVNDALQFDQVTGDGQTQPANATVIFGCGAQQGGDLGSSSQALDGIIGFGEANTSMLSQLATAGKVKKIFAHCLDTVKGGGIFAIGDVVEPKVKTTPLVADKPHYNVNLKTIDVGGTTLELPTDIFKPDDKKGTIIDSGTTLTYLPELVFKKVMLVVFNKHQDIAFHDVQDFLCFQYSGSVDDGFPTITFHFEDDLALHVYPHEYFFPNGNDVYCVGFQNGALQSKDGKDIVLMGDLVLSNKLVVYDLENRVIGWTDYNCSSSIKIKDDKTGTTSTVNSHDLSSGSKFHWHRSLVLLLVTMVCSYLIC